Proteins encoded within one genomic window of Pararhizobium capsulatum DSM 1112:
- a CDS encoding exopolysaccharide biosynthesis polyprenyl glycosylphosphotransferase produces MNSAWINFLGKQRTRARVYAPKRRGQISKYRNFLVSFIRKKSNSLTRVTIMAPTQSNSVTLGFVAILCDIVYLLTALVVADAIAQIAFSSAPESIPPALNLLVVGCAIIWAYAMGLYRLERLVAREMIVPLLVAFTLVTLCAIVIMSLAGFRETLQGRWLSALPLAFTMMFIGRLAAASIFHLDEAAAVRAKENRQVRLEALRANNLGSAFCNERSLFSNTVKRCMDIVLCTLLLAFTLPVTLLAALAILIEDGRPIFYRQERVGRNGKPFLLYKFRSMYVSAEADGIARWAQVHDCRVTMVGKFLRRSRIDEFPQFINVLLGDMSLVGPRPERPTIAAMLESEIQNYRYRYRVKPGITGWAQVNYPYGASLQDAQEKTKYDFFYLEHGSIILDTRILLQTVRVILMGEGAR; encoded by the coding sequence TTGAACAGCGCCTGGATAAACTTTCTCGGAAAGCAACGTACACGTGCTCGTGTGTACGCTCCCAAGAGGCGTGGCCAAATATCAAAATATAGGAATTTCTTAGTCAGCTTTATTCGCAAAAAATCTAACAGTCTCACCAGAGTAACCATCATGGCACCGACGCAGAGTAATTCCGTCACCTTGGGGTTTGTCGCGATCCTTTGCGATATAGTCTATCTGCTTACCGCACTCGTCGTCGCGGATGCGATCGCTCAGATTGCATTCTCGAGCGCGCCTGAAAGCATTCCCCCTGCGTTGAACCTCCTTGTCGTCGGGTGCGCCATCATATGGGCCTATGCGATGGGGCTTTATCGCCTGGAGAGGCTTGTGGCGCGCGAGATGATCGTTCCGCTCCTTGTCGCTTTCACACTCGTTACCCTCTGCGCGATCGTCATCATGTCACTCGCCGGTTTTCGCGAGACGCTGCAGGGACGCTGGCTGAGCGCCCTGCCGCTCGCTTTCACGATGATGTTCATCGGGCGGCTCGCGGCGGCATCGATATTTCACCTTGATGAGGCGGCGGCGGTCAGGGCCAAAGAAAATAGACAGGTGCGCCTAGAAGCACTGCGGGCGAACAATCTTGGCTCTGCCTTCTGCAATGAACGCAGCCTGTTCAGCAACACCGTGAAACGATGCATGGACATCGTGCTCTGCACACTCTTGCTGGCCTTTACCTTACCCGTCACTCTGCTTGCTGCACTGGCAATCCTGATCGAGGATGGCCGTCCGATCTTTTATCGGCAAGAGCGGGTGGGCCGTAACGGCAAGCCGTTTCTCCTCTACAAATTTCGCAGCATGTATGTCTCCGCCGAGGCCGATGGCATTGCACGCTGGGCGCAGGTCCATGATTGCCGCGTCACGATGGTAGGGAAATTTCTACGACGCAGCCGGATTGATGAATTTCCGCAGTTCATAAATGTTTTGCTTGGCGACATGAGCCTTGTTGGCCCCCGCCCGGAGCGCCCAACCATTGCGGCAATGCTGGAAAGCGAGATCCAGAATTACCGCTATCGCTACCGCGTCAAGCCCGGAATAACTGGCTGGGCGCAGGTCAACTATCCCTATGGCGCTTCACTGCAGGATGCCCAGGAAAAGACGAAATACGATTTCTTTTATCTGGAACATGGCAGCATCATTCTCGATACGAGAATCCTGCTTCAGACAGTGCGTGTCATCCTTATGGGCGAAGGCGCCCGCTAA
- a CDS encoding O-antigen ligase family protein, producing the protein MGEGDEGPVIAGVEGPSRQRMGRSLTAIMFVAILVFLTVFGFTALAAPALLVALLAGGTFAFLSLQFPVASVGIFVFFLVAFPLYARLPPIGPIPPMPVAAAMLAVIVSTSILAWLTGEKGRSLGSFGPTLLKLFLLFAAVALLSLIDERTAAEGISMWVKVFVIPGAILWVFLFRLSNMRDVDRIFRCLLAACSACALYALLESVLGYNPLLEFYDGQTDVVYFKAEELGSALAYRAFSVFTQPIEYATCLGMIFPYAVIRMATSTHSWQRLFYALGGGLCALGAALTFSRGPLLALFICSVIIGLSYRSLRRALVMLMAAGVLLTAAAWPFLGAGISDRLGDVDNVTLRFKLWQTAFAVFTDHPINGVGIGNFPEYYIEAARQHEIGPFFEFGDDAVENIRVAENTYLQMLAEMGVLGFSCAVLLVLAFFRLVIVTALRATEPLTRNLAIAVGLGGLAYLVNGLTITAYTHFTSTSLFIGVLFPFALILERDVVRRGDFKTVRPA; encoded by the coding sequence ATGGGCGAGGGGGATGAAGGCCCTGTTATCGCCGGGGTTGAAGGCCCGTCGCGCCAGCGCATGGGGCGCTCACTCACGGCGATCATGTTTGTCGCCATTTTGGTTTTTCTGACCGTTTTCGGCTTCACCGCTCTTGCGGCACCGGCGCTGTTGGTCGCTCTTCTGGCGGGGGGCACATTTGCGTTTCTCTCGTTGCAGTTTCCGGTTGCATCTGTGGGCATTTTTGTGTTTTTTCTGGTTGCATTTCCGCTTTACGCTCGTTTGCCGCCGATAGGTCCCATTCCGCCAATGCCGGTTGCTGCTGCCATGCTTGCGGTGATTGTCTCGACGTCGATACTCGCATGGCTGACGGGCGAAAAGGGCCGGTCTCTTGGTTCGTTCGGGCCAACTCTCCTAAAGTTGTTCCTTTTGTTTGCCGCTGTAGCCCTGCTCTCGCTGATCGACGAGCGCACTGCGGCGGAGGGCATCAGCATGTGGGTCAAGGTTTTCGTGATCCCCGGCGCGATCCTCTGGGTTTTTCTGTTCCGATTGTCGAATATGCGTGATGTGGATCGGATATTTCGCTGTCTGCTCGCCGCATGCTCCGCCTGCGCGCTCTACGCACTGCTGGAGTCGGTGCTGGGATACAATCCGTTGCTGGAGTTCTACGATGGGCAAACCGACGTCGTTTATTTCAAGGCCGAAGAGCTAGGGTCCGCGCTTGCCTATCGCGCCTTCAGCGTTTTCACGCAGCCGATCGAATATGCCACGTGTCTCGGGATGATCTTTCCCTATGCTGTCATCCGGATGGCGACGAGCACTCATTCCTGGCAGCGACTGTTCTATGCATTGGGTGGTGGTCTCTGCGCTCTCGGTGCCGCGCTCACCTTTTCTCGCGGGCCCTTGCTTGCGCTGTTTATCTGCTCCGTCATAATCGGCCTGAGCTATCGGTCGCTGCGACGCGCTCTTGTGATGTTGATGGCGGCGGGGGTTCTATTGACAGCCGCAGCCTGGCCGTTTCTCGGGGCAGGCATCAGCGACCGTCTCGGGGATGTCGATAACGTGACGTTGCGCTTCAAGCTTTGGCAGACGGCGTTCGCTGTGTTTACCGATCATCCGATCAATGGCGTCGGCATTGGCAATTTTCCGGAATATTACATCGAAGCGGCCCGGCAGCATGAGATAGGGCCTTTTTTCGAGTTTGGAGATGACGCCGTGGAAAACATTCGGGTGGCGGAGAATACCTATCTCCAGATGCTTGCGGAGATGGGCGTTCTCGGGTTTTCGTGCGCTGTCCTTCTGGTCCTTGCCTTCTTCCGATTGGTGATCGTAACCGCGCTAAGAGCCACGGAGCCTCTTACACGCAATCTAGCGATTGCGGTCGGGCTCGGCGGCCTCGCATACCTCGTCAACGGCCTGACGATTACCGCCTATACCCACTTTACCTCGACCAGCCTCTTCATTGGCGTACTTTTTCCCTTCGCACTGATCCTTGAGCGTGATGTGGTGCGGCGAGGCGATTTCAAAACGGTCAGGCCCGCGTAA
- a CDS encoding TylF/MycF/NovP-related O-methyltransferase: protein MGRVHNFARNILYVFVMVVRFMGFSQQLKRLVPVKLRILRSNAIHAWRRDSAYQERRGRSEFFQKAFRGLQFNGISGGYAEFGCCGAMTFSLAFQAARQNGHSAHFWAFDSFQGLPPQAGSEDSHPMWVEGDMSMSLDDFRAVCRSAGMTERDFTTVKGFYGDTLKATAMSAPGRPDQLSLVYIDCDLYSSTIDVLRFIAPRLRHGMVIAFDDYFCTSEDTISGERLALLEFIEEMRDFSFLPYLPIGWHGMSFVVESRRLLERPSLRDPMVLRQQHG from the coding sequence TTGGGCCGCGTACATAATTTCGCGCGTAACATTTTGTATGTTTTTGTTATGGTGGTGCGTTTCATGGGCTTTTCACAGCAGTTGAAGAGGCTGGTACCGGTCAAGCTGCGTATTCTGCGGTCAAATGCCATCCACGCCTGGCGCAGGGACAGTGCCTATCAGGAGCGTCGCGGCCGAAGTGAGTTCTTTCAGAAGGCTTTCCGGGGGCTGCAATTCAACGGGATTTCCGGCGGTTATGCCGAGTTCGGCTGTTGCGGGGCCATGACTTTCAGCCTTGCCTTTCAAGCCGCGCGTCAGAACGGACATTCAGCGCATTTCTGGGCCTTCGATTCCTTTCAGGGATTGCCGCCGCAAGCCGGAAGCGAGGATTCCCATCCCATGTGGGTGGAAGGCGATATGAGCATGTCCTTGGATGACTTTCGCGCGGTTTGCAGAAGTGCGGGAATGACCGAGCGGGATTTCACGACCGTAAAGGGCTTTTACGGCGATACGCTGAAAGCCACGGCGATGAGTGCGCCCGGCCGCCCCGATCAGCTCTCTCTGGTTTATATCGATTGTGATCTCTACAGCTCGACGATCGATGTCCTGCGCTTTATCGCCCCCCGCCTCAGGCACGGCATGGTGATAGCCTTCGATGACTATTTTTGCACCTCCGAGGATACGATATCGGGCGAAAGGCTGGCCCTGCTCGAGTTTATCGAGGAGATGAGGGATTTCAGTTTCCTGCCCTATCTGCCAATCGGCTGGCATGGCATGTCGTTCGTCGTAGAGAGCCGACGCCTGCTGGAGCGGCCTTCCTTGCGGGATCCTATGGTACTTCGGCAGCAACATGGATAG
- a CDS encoding polysaccharide biosynthesis/export family protein produces the protein MAVPHGGLAAAEPYKLAAGDQIRVVIPEAPDLSGTYVLGEDGGAAIPIGAPLILEGMSIAQAGDAIRRALEKTLVSPTVMVELAQLRPFFILGDVNNAGPYPARFRLTVVKAVAIAGGFKGQSDPYTATVTGIRASETMQVGARQLLEARVEYARLQAELSGAETFDASSVSATGANAQDLAAVVTRETDIFETRKVGLQRQIEFLAKEAGIRNDEIAALTARIKATDAQLEALKTEIGSTEELVKKELMLRQMIFQLRREEGQVLSTNLQTAVLLNQARQAKTQLEIQMMNISRDRKLEVLDRIKEVNATIERLGRQLSADRAVIVESESSTSPRQQSDVLTTYRITREDGTVLDNISSETEPVLPGDVVEVRRKLADMPQN, from the coding sequence ATGGCTGTCCCTCACGGTGGTCTCGCGGCTGCCGAGCCCTACAAACTTGCCGCTGGCGACCAAATCCGCGTGGTCATTCCCGAGGCGCCTGATCTGTCGGGAACCTATGTCCTTGGCGAAGATGGTGGCGCAGCGATACCCATCGGAGCGCCGCTCATACTCGAAGGCATGTCGATTGCGCAGGCGGGAGACGCGATACGCCGCGCGCTGGAAAAAACCCTCGTGAGCCCCACCGTGATGGTCGAGCTTGCACAGCTGCGGCCATTCTTCATCCTCGGTGATGTCAACAATGCCGGCCCCTACCCCGCCCGGTTCCGACTGACGGTAGTGAAGGCCGTCGCGATTGCCGGAGGCTTCAAGGGGCAAAGCGACCCCTATACCGCGACTGTCACCGGTATTCGCGCCTCCGAAACCATGCAGGTCGGCGCCCGGCAGCTCCTGGAAGCCCGTGTCGAATACGCCCGCTTGCAGGCCGAGCTCTCGGGCGCAGAAACCTTCGATGCATCCTCGGTATCGGCGACTGGCGCCAACGCCCAGGATCTTGCGGCGGTCGTCACGCGGGAAACAGACATTTTCGAAACCCGAAAGGTTGGCCTGCAGCGCCAGATCGAGTTTCTGGCCAAGGAAGCGGGTATCCGCAACGATGAAATTGCCGCGCTCACGGCGCGCATCAAGGCAACGGATGCACAGCTCGAGGCATTGAAAACCGAGATCGGCAGCACGGAGGAGCTGGTAAAGAAAGAGCTGATGCTGCGCCAGATGATATTCCAGCTGAGGCGGGAAGAAGGCCAGGTGCTCAGCACCAACCTGCAGACGGCAGTTTTGCTCAACCAGGCCCGCCAGGCCAAGACCCAGCTCGAAATCCAGATGATGAATATTTCTCGAGACCGCAAGCTGGAGGTTCTCGACCGGATCAAGGAAGTCAACGCGACGATCGAGCGACTGGGACGACAACTGTCTGCAGATCGGGCCGTCATTGTCGAGTCAGAATCGAGCACATCTCCGAGGCAACAAAGCGATGTGCTGACCACCTACAGGATCACACGCGAAGACGGCACGGTGCTCGATAACATCAGCAGCGAGACGGAACCAGTGCTGCCCGGAGACGTGGTGGAGGTTCGCCGAAAGCTGGCCGATATGCCTCAGAACTGA
- a CDS encoding class I SAM-dependent methyltransferase: protein MSVDLHKQKAPLSGHGFRWDTSLVPVAASQTHFHLLSIVNTEISRRNPSAGEIIRVLDVGCGDGMLLIYLSGALQACWPSLTFELYGFDVGDHGLQAPSFFRNALARLDAAAPSGRWRERLALISENDPWPYEAGFFDVVVSNQVLEHVRNQTLFFSELGRVLHDQGFSAHLYPSGHCLVEPHLHVPFAHWIRDVELLGAWLRLWSKIGFSNYRGWARTRRNMKPALDDKLDTYVREHTNFLAHLTNYKTQGEMHVLAKASGQGSSFCYTPHYYTGKLRSILGREQIARYPAGSPFVAMLSNVLLRYVSSVTLLTSSDPNRQSAEVPAAASSQSSRQRSA from the coding sequence ATGTCTGTCGATCTTCACAAGCAAAAGGCTCCGCTCTCCGGACATGGCTTCCGGTGGGATACATCCCTTGTACCGGTGGCAGCCAGTCAGACACATTTTCACCTTCTCTCGATCGTCAACACCGAGATTTCCCGACGAAATCCCTCCGCTGGAGAAATCATCCGGGTACTGGATGTCGGCTGTGGTGACGGGATGCTGCTGATCTATCTATCAGGAGCGCTGCAGGCATGCTGGCCTTCGCTCACCTTCGAACTCTATGGCTTCGATGTTGGCGATCATGGCCTGCAGGCCCCGAGTTTCTTCCGCAACGCGCTGGCCCGCCTCGATGCCGCCGCCCCTTCCGGCCGATGGCGCGAGAGGCTTGCCTTGATCTCCGAGAACGACCCGTGGCCCTACGAAGCAGGTTTCTTCGATGTCGTCGTTTCGAACCAGGTGCTCGAACATGTGCGAAATCAGACACTGTTCTTCTCGGAACTTGGCCGTGTGCTGCACGACCAGGGCTTTTCCGCGCATCTCTATCCGTCCGGCCACTGCCTGGTCGAGCCGCATCTGCATGTGCCGTTTGCACACTGGATCCGCGATGTTGAGCTCCTCGGCGCGTGGCTTCGGCTCTGGAGCAAGATCGGCTTCTCCAATTACCGAGGCTGGGCGCGGACACGCCGCAACATGAAGCCAGCGCTGGACGATAAGCTCGACACCTATGTTCGCGAACACACCAATTTCCTTGCCCACCTCACAAATTACAAGACACAGGGCGAGATGCACGTCCTTGCCAAGGCAAGCGGCCAAGGCTCGTCCTTCTGCTACACCCCCCACTACTACACTGGCAAATTGCGAAGCATCCTCGGGCGCGAGCAAATAGCCCGCTATCCTGCGGGATCACCCTTCGTGGCGATGCTCTCAAACGTCCTGCTTCGTTATGTCTCGAGCGTCACGCTGCTGACATCAAGCGACCCAAACCGCCAGTCTGCTGAAGTACCCGCAGCAGCCAGCAGCCAGTCATCGCGACAGCGTTCCGCATGA
- a CDS encoding XrtA system polysaccharide deacetylase — protein MLTPLPGNAAFPVPNAMSVDVEDYFHAAALGAAAPRDRWDTMESRVEASTNRTLALFDEAGVKATFFTLGCVAEQFPGLVRSISDAGHEIASHGYRHHRVGEQSKPEFAKDVKDTKSLLEDICGKAVIGYRAPNFSIGGETWWAYEQLSQAGYRYSSSVNPVPHDHYGVPSAPRLPFRPGVEGIVELPLTSLLVAGRRFHASGGGYFRLMPYALYSLMLRHIIRTESQPAHFYFHPWEIDPGQPRLSVKARSRFRHYVNLSAMEAKLRRLLADFSWARVDEVYAREINTDTANRVCIEWNAA, from the coding sequence ATGTTGACGCCGCTCCCAGGAAACGCAGCGTTCCCCGTTCCCAATGCCATGAGCGTCGATGTCGAAGACTATTTTCATGCGGCAGCCCTCGGCGCCGCTGCTCCCAGGGATCGCTGGGACACCATGGAATCCCGCGTTGAGGCCAGTACGAACAGGACGCTTGCGCTTTTCGACGAGGCGGGAGTTAAGGCAACGTTCTTCACCCTTGGCTGCGTTGCGGAACAGTTTCCCGGGCTTGTACGAAGCATCTCGGATGCCGGCCACGAAATTGCCAGCCATGGTTATCGACACCACCGCGTCGGAGAACAATCGAAGCCGGAATTTGCAAAGGACGTGAAGGATACGAAAAGCCTGCTCGAAGACATCTGCGGAAAAGCTGTCATCGGCTACCGGGCTCCCAATTTTTCCATCGGCGGCGAAACCTGGTGGGCCTATGAACAGCTCTCGCAGGCGGGATATAGATACAGTTCGAGCGTCAATCCGGTTCCCCACGATCATTATGGCGTGCCATCGGCGCCCCGCCTGCCGTTTCGCCCCGGAGTCGAGGGGATTGTGGAACTGCCGCTGACCAGCCTTCTCGTCGCCGGTCGACGCTTCCACGCTTCGGGAGGTGGGTACTTTCGCCTGATGCCCTACGCGCTCTATTCGCTGATGTTACGGCATATCATCCGCACCGAAAGCCAGCCGGCGCATTTCTACTTCCACCCATGGGAGATCGACCCGGGTCAACCACGACTTTCGGTAAAGGCCCGGTCGCGATTTCGCCACTATGTCAATCTTTCGGCGATGGAAGCGAAACTGCGGCGGCTGCTTGCGGATTTCTCCTGGGCACGGGTGGATGAAGTCTACGCGCGGGAAATCAACACGGACACTGCAAACCGCGTCTGCATCGAATGGAACGCCGCATGA
- a CDS encoding polysaccharide deacetylase family protein encodes MGPALSAARIGLKRSLKTVLGLPGLFLGRKEPCLRVLFYHRINPYPSEGLGPVSREITVRPEEFAWQMEYLAGHGFHVVNFEEFEELRAKRKQLQQNCVLITFDDGYEDNLLYAAPVLKKHGFPALVFVVADFIGKQSADILPYADERQYGRFLSQEQIGELMTVGIDIGSHTLSHPLLTSLDAARLQQEITGSRERLEQMFGTAVKSFAYPGGDFDQRVEQSVARAGYSAAFTTLTGATPIDEPMTTLSRTEVSASDSKLVFRMKLRGSLDWLAVKDRGPIRRLLAASNRILMPLAKGTS; translated from the coding sequence TTGGGGCCGGCACTTTCCGCAGCCCGGATCGGCTTGAAACGGTCATTGAAGACCGTTCTTGGCTTGCCCGGTCTCTTTCTTGGCCGCAAGGAGCCGTGCCTGCGCGTGCTCTTCTATCACCGGATAAATCCCTACCCTTCCGAAGGGCTCGGTCCGGTCTCCCGCGAAATCACCGTTCGTCCCGAAGAGTTTGCGTGGCAGATGGAATACCTCGCCGGGCATGGCTTCCACGTGGTGAACTTCGAGGAGTTCGAGGAGCTGCGTGCAAAACGCAAACAGCTGCAACAGAATTGCGTTCTTATCACCTTTGACGATGGCTACGAGGACAACCTGCTCTATGCCGCACCTGTCTTGAAAAAGCATGGCTTTCCAGCCCTTGTTTTCGTCGTTGCCGATTTCATCGGCAAGCAGAGCGCGGATATTCTCCCCTATGCTGACGAGAGGCAGTATGGCCGGTTTCTCTCGCAGGAGCAGATAGGCGAACTGATGACAGTCGGCATCGACATAGGGTCGCATACCCTCAGTCATCCGCTCCTGACGTCCCTTGATGCTGCACGTCTCCAGCAGGAGATCACGGGTTCGCGCGAGCGCCTTGAGCAGATGTTCGGCACCGCCGTGAAGAGCTTTGCCTATCCGGGCGGAGATTTCGACCAACGCGTCGAGCAAAGCGTCGCCCGGGCGGGATATTCGGCCGCCTTCACGACGCTCACGGGGGCGACCCCGATTGATGAACCCATGACAACGCTCAGCCGCACGGAAGTCTCTGCAAGCGACAGCAAGCTTGTCTTCAGAATGAAACTGCGTGGCAGCCTCGATTGGCTGGCCGTCAAGGACAGAGGGCCAATTCGCCGACTGCTTGCGGCATCGAACCGTATCCTCATGCCACTGGCAAAGGGGACATCATGA
- a CDS encoding glycosyltransferase family 4 protein yields the protein MIPHAPSPSQGHKLRIAQVVTRMDIGGVPDHVMTLVQGLSNHAEVTVIGSSIDPQHERALTNLGVPFLPVPMERSLSPLSDIRSFGKLRKALRDGAFDIVHTHMSKAAMLGGLASATSGIPVTINTAHNLGFLALSNPAARGLFWIYDRLLFALTTDAVITVSGRVRDGIIRSGIAPGDKVVSIHNGIEAGRFPTDRDRASAIRHTFGIEDSHPLIVTVARLVWFKGLHDLIDAAALVLEKEPNARFLIVGSGPQLDELRAKTVALGIADRVIFAGERRDVPDILSAADIFALTSVSEGLPISILEAMAAGLPVVATDVGGISELVAEGETGFLVPAREPREIANRILRLTADAGLRQSFGTAGRDRVTKAFSPEQMVTQTTRLYHQLLAAKAAGREPRYAE from the coding sequence ATGATCCCGCACGCCCCTTCTCCTTCTCAGGGCCACAAGCTTCGGATCGCGCAGGTCGTGACGCGCATGGATATCGGCGGCGTGCCGGACCATGTGATGACGCTCGTTCAGGGATTGAGCAACCATGCCGAGGTCACCGTGATCGGAAGTTCGATCGATCCCCAGCACGAGCGAGCGCTCACCAACCTTGGAGTTCCATTCTTACCTGTTCCCATGGAACGGTCCCTCTCACCCCTTTCCGACATCAGGAGCTTCGGGAAGCTGCGCAAGGCGCTGCGCGATGGCGCTTTCGATATTGTTCATACCCATATGTCCAAGGCAGCCATGTTGGGTGGATTGGCGTCCGCGACAAGCGGCATTCCGGTGACCATCAACACGGCCCACAATCTCGGCTTTCTCGCCTTGTCGAACCCGGCAGCAAGGGGCCTTTTCTGGATTTACGATCGTTTGCTCTTCGCCCTGACGACCGACGCCGTGATAACCGTTTCCGGGAGGGTGCGGGATGGGATCATACGAAGCGGAATAGCACCGGGCGACAAGGTCGTTTCAATCCACAACGGCATCGAGGCCGGACGGTTTCCGACCGACCGGGATCGCGCATCCGCAATCCGTCACACGTTCGGTATCGAGGATAGCCACCCGCTGATTGTCACGGTCGCGCGGCTTGTCTGGTTCAAGGGGTTGCATGACCTCATCGACGCGGCCGCACTCGTGCTGGAGAAAGAGCCCAACGCACGTTTCCTGATCGTTGGATCAGGTCCCCAGCTTGATGAACTCAGGGCAAAAACCGTAGCGCTTGGTATCGCCGACCGGGTCATCTTTGCGGGGGAGCGACGCGATGTGCCGGACATCCTCTCTGCCGCCGACATTTTTGCGCTGACATCCGTTTCCGAAGGCCTGCCGATTTCCATACTCGAAGCAATGGCCGCGGGTTTGCCCGTGGTTGCAACGGATGTCGGCGGAATTTCGGAACTCGTCGCAGAAGGCGAGACCGGCTTTCTCGTGCCAGCGCGGGAACCACGAGAGATCGCCAACCGAATACTGCGACTGACCGCGGACGCGGGGCTGCGCCAATCATTCGGCACGGCCGGCAGGGACAGGGTGACCAAAGCCTTCTCGCCAGAACAGATGGTGACGCAGACAACTCGTCTCTACCATCAACTACTTGCCGCCAAGGCCGCCGGGCGGGAGCCTCGCTATGCTGAATGA
- a CDS encoding class I SAM-dependent methyltransferase, whose product MSSEAIDPDNTSSPLVRIDYRARYHDLLRDHLPEKFRPFAPFFANTRRLETMAGMLQRNFGGTGKAVLNAGCGPFASEIFVGALQHQQIEAFDYTPEFAAFFNIFRQEGLLADVRFFHADAMTVSYPNARFNLLVMHDLLYETALDLETMLARYIPFVAPGGLVYFDFMNARLRTLWRLLGKEKQYRRYDPDEVRSLLARHGLTVLEWQAVRSGSKGPSAGFHALLRALGTANAFAVMARIEPEAS is encoded by the coding sequence ATGTCGTCTGAAGCGATCGATCCCGACAATACTTCCTCGCCTCTGGTCCGCATCGATTACCGCGCGCGGTATCACGACCTGCTGCGCGATCACCTGCCCGAAAAATTCCGCCCCTTCGCCCCCTTCTTTGCCAACACACGTCGGCTCGAAACGATGGCCGGCATGTTGCAGCGAAATTTCGGCGGAACCGGCAAGGCCGTCCTGAACGCCGGATGTGGGCCTTTTGCGAGTGAAATATTCGTCGGCGCCCTCCAGCACCAGCAGATCGAGGCCTTTGACTACACCCCGGAATTTGCCGCCTTCTTCAATATTTTCCGGCAGGAAGGCCTGCTTGCCGACGTCCGTTTCTTTCACGCCGATGCCATGACCGTGAGTTACCCGAACGCTCGATTCAACCTGCTTGTCATGCACGATCTCCTCTACGAAACCGCGCTTGACCTGGAAACCATGCTGGCCCGCTATATCCCCTTCGTTGCTCCGGGTGGGCTTGTCTATTTCGACTTCATGAATGCACGCCTGCGCACGCTTTGGCGGCTGCTCGGCAAGGAGAAGCAATATCGCCGATATGATCCTGACGAGGTGCGCAGCTTGCTCGCGCGCCACGGATTGACGGTGCTCGAATGGCAAGCAGTTCGCTCCGGCTCCAAGGGACCATCTGCCGGTTTCCATGCTCTGCTGCGAGCCTTGGGAACGGCCAATGCATTTGCCGTCATGGCGCGTATCGAGCCGGAGGCATCCTGA
- a CDS encoding glycosyltransferase family 2 protein, producing the protein MARASIIIPNWNGAHLLPACLEGLRSQTFRDFTILLVDNGSADGSVELLASRFPEVRVLRHTENLGFSAAINTGIAAGDTDYVVALNNDTEIDPGWLAALVETMDRHPDVGLATSKILDFRNRSIIDTVGDGYSLSGLSFKIGSRCKDDGLDHEPFDVFGASACAAIYRRSMLDHIGVFDVNFFAYMEDVDLSIRARLAGYRCLSVPAAKIYHMGSASTGGTASAFSVRLTTRNILAIIIKDIPLALLPQVLVKTTVLQLGALFQCLFMKRHPWLRRNLKAYAQGLGEAIGYMPVMIRQRREVQKQRRISTGDFKRLISDSERLRRHYVSRPIPASASAS; encoded by the coding sequence ATGGCCCGAGCCTCGATCATTATTCCCAATTGGAACGGCGCACATCTTCTGCCGGCATGCCTGGAGGGATTGCGCAGCCAGACATTTCGCGACTTCACCATCCTTCTCGTCGACAATGGCTCTGCTGATGGCTCCGTGGAGCTGCTGGCATCGCGCTTTCCCGAAGTCCGTGTGTTGCGTCACACGGAAAATCTTGGATTTTCCGCCGCGATCAACACCGGCATCGCCGCCGGTGACACCGACTATGTCGTGGCTTTGAACAACGATACCGAGATCGATCCCGGCTGGCTCGCAGCCCTGGTCGAGACAATGGACCGCCATCCCGACGTCGGGCTTGCAACGTCTAAGATCCTCGATTTCCGCAATCGCAGCATCATCGACACCGTTGGAGACGGATATTCGCTGAGCGGCCTTTCCTTCAAGATCGGCTCTCGCTGCAAAGACGACGGGCTGGACCACGAGCCATTCGATGTCTTCGGAGCCTCGGCCTGCGCTGCCATCTACCGACGCAGCATGCTGGACCATATCGGCGTCTTCGATGTCAATTTCTTTGCATACATGGAAGATGTCGATCTCAGTATCCGTGCTCGACTGGCCGGATATCGCTGCCTTTCCGTTCCCGCCGCCAAGATCTATCATATGGGCAGCGCCTCCACGGGAGGAACGGCCAGCGCCTTCTCCGTCCGGTTGACGACACGCAATATTCTGGCGATCATCATCAAGGATATACCGCTGGCGTTGCTGCCGCAGGTTCTGGTGAAAACGACCGTCCTGCAGTTGGGGGCGCTCTTCCAATGCCTGTTCATGAAACGCCATCCCTGGCTGCGCAGAAACCTCAAAGCCTATGCACAGGGCCTGGGCGAAGCCATCGGCTACATGCCGGTCATGATCCGGCAACGCCGTGAAGTGCAGAAGCAGAGGCGAATTTCAACAGGAGATTTCAAACGGTTGATCTCGGACAGCGAGCGGCTGAGACGGCACTATGTCAGTCGCCCCATTCCGGCCTCGGCATCAGCTTCATGA